The following proteins are co-located in the Callithrix jacchus isolate 240 chromosome 10, calJac240_pri, whole genome shotgun sequence genome:
- the COR52P3 gene encoding olfactory receptor 52P1 — MSHTFGHNMESPNLTDIDPSVFFLLGIPGLEQFHLWLSLPVCCLGTATIVGNITILVVVATEPVLHKPVYLFLCMLSTIDLAASVSTIPKLLAILWCGAGHISASACLAQMFFIHAFCMMESTVLLAMAFDRYVAICHPLRYATILTDTIIARIGVVAVVRGSLLMLPCPFLIGRLNFCQSHVIPHTYCEHMAVVKLACGDTRPNCVYGLTAALLVIGVDLFCIGLSYSLIARAVCRLSSHDARSKALGTCGSHVCVILISYTPALFSFFTHRFGHHVPLHIHILLANVYLLFPPALNPVVYGVKTKEIRERVVRVFQSGQGTSIKASE, encoded by the coding sequence ATGTCCCACACTTTTGGGCACAACATGGAATCTCCTAATCTCACTGACATTGACCCTTCTGTCTTCTTCCTCCTGGGCATCCCAGGCCTGGAACAATTTCACCTGTGGCTCTCACTCCCTGTGTGCTGCTTAGGCACAGCCACAATTGTGGGCAACATAACTATCCTAGTTGTTGTTGCCACTGAACCAGTCTTGCACAAGCCTGTGTACCTTTTTCTGTGCATGCTCTCAACCATAGACTTGGCTGCTTCTGTCTCCACCATTCCTAAGCTACTGGCCATCCTCTGGTGTGGAGCTGGACATATAtctgcctctgcctgcctggcACAGATGTTCTTCATTCATGCCTTCTGCATGATGGAGTCCACTGTGCTGCTGGCCATGGCCTTTGATCGTTATGTGGCCATTTGCCACCCACTCCGCTATGCCACAATCCTCACTGACACCATCATTGCCCGCATAGGGGTGGTAGCTGTGGTGAGAGGGTCCCTGCTCATGCTCCCATGTCCTTTTCTCATTGGGCGTTTAAACTTCTGCCAAAGCCATGTGATCCCACATACATACTGTGAGCACATGGCTGTGGTGAAGCTGGCCTGTGGAGACACCAGACCTAACTGTGTGTATGGGCTGACAGCTGCACTGTTGGTCATTGGGGTGGACTTGTTCTGCATTGGTCTTTCCTATTCTCTCATTGCACGAGCTGTTTGTCGCCTCTCATCCCATGATGCTCGGTCCAAGGCCCTAGGGACCTGTGGTTCCCATGTCTGTGTCATCCTCATCTCTTATACACCAgccctcttctccttttttaCACACCGCTTTGGCCATCACGTTCCACTCCATATTCACATTCTTTTGGCAAATGTTTATCTGCTTTTCCCACCTGCTCTTAACCCTGTGGTATATGGAGTTAAGACCAAAGAAATCCGTGAAAGAGTTGTCAGGGTGTTTCAAAGTGGACAGGGAACCAGCATCAAGGCATCTGAGTGA